The window CGGGTCGCGCCCAGTAAACATGGAAGCCCACGCCGGCACCGTAATGGGCGGGTCCACAGCCCGCATAACCCCCCACGAGCCCGAGTCAGCCACCTCCCCAATATTCGGAAGCTCATCCCCCAACCGCTCAAACACCTCAAACGGCATCCCATCAAGCGCCAGTATGAAAACCCTAGCCACGCCCCCAAAAACGACTAATTAAAAAACATAGACGCACTCAGGTACCCCAACGCCTCCAGCCTCCCCTAATGCGCCGAGCCCCTCCGGCGTCAGCACCGCCGACGGCGACCCCGACATCCATCCAACCGCCAAACCCCCAACACACCGCAAACTCAGACACAGCGAAACCCCCGAATCAACTCCAACTTCCTATAAAGCTCCAGGAATAGACACAGTGTAGCGACCCACAACCAAAAACAAAACCCCAATACCTTAGTTAATCTATAAAAACACCCCAACTACACCACGGAGTGCCTGCGTCGAAATAGACGACAAGCTGTACTCTGCGTTGTTAAAAGAGGCCCAGACACGCGGCGAGACCCCCCAGCAGACGCTCAAGAGAATACTAGAGCTATACTTCGGATACGGCGAAGAAGAGGAAAAAGAGGTGCTCCGCCGCCTCAGAGACCTCGGATATGCCTAAACCAAACATCGTCCTCATCGTCCTAGACACGCTCAGAGAAGACCACGCACAGGGCCTCGAGCCACTCACCCAGCTGGGCTTCGTCAAATACGAAAACGTCTACGCACCAGCCCCCTGGACGTTGCCAAGCCACGCCTCCATGTTCACAGGTCTCTACCCCTCAGAACACGGAATACACGAAAGAAGAGGGACTTACGGCGTTGATCTAGCCGCGCTTTCGCGGATAAGAATGGCAAAATTAGACGGAGGCATTCTAGGCGAGCTTAAGGCAGCCGGATACACCACCTATCTGATATCGGCAAACCCCATTATCTCTCAAGATTTCGGCTTCAATGCCGATGTCCAATATTTGGTAGATCCGGTTACAACAAAAACCATGACTGTTGTATATACAAAATACGACTACATGTTCGCTAAACATGGATCCAAGCTAAAGGTAGCTTTGGAGCTCCTGAGAGAATCGAAATACGGCATGGCGCTGGAAGCCGCCAAGCTATACCTAGAAAGGAGATTACGCCTTATCTACAGATTGCCAAGATATCTCTCCGAGAGATACGTGATGAAGAAGGGAGGCGACACCATCATAAGGCTAGTCAACCACCTCAAGCCACAGGAGCCCTACTTTTTATGCATCAACGTCATGGAGGCGCACAGTCCATACACCCGTAAAGATCTCGTAGGTCGCCGACAGTTAAGCTATGTCGGCGAGTGGCTCGCTACCGGCCAGGTAAATCCCAAGGCGTTGGAGCTATGGCGGAACTACCCCCTACACGCCCAAGAGGCTACTAAGATCGCCATAGAAATCGTCCACCAGATAAAGCAGAAGGGAAACTGGGACAACACCCTCGTAATCATCACATCAGATCACGGAGAACTCCTCGGCGATGGCGGACTAGGCCACATATATTCCCTCCTCGATGGAAACCTACGAGTACCTCTATACGTCAAATACCCCGGAAAATCCAAAAAGCAGAGAGGACTACTTTCACTAACAGAAATACCACGAATAATCGATCCAAACATAGATGAGATAGGGCGTTCTGTAGTTTTTGCAGAAACGCACGGAATCGGCGACCCTGAGCCCTTCGGAAAATGGAAGCGCTACATAAATAGCCGCCATTACCACCACAAGATCAGAGTAATATCAGCTAAACGAGACTTCATCTACAACAAAACGGAAGACAAAGTAGAGAAAGTGTTCAGAGAGTATACACGAGATATTGGAAAACCAGAAATACTGTAACCAAACCCTATACCTACTATAGAATCTCTCTAGCCGATGGATAAGGTCTTTTACAAACTCCTAGCTAAAACACGATATACCGGAGGCCCCTCCGCTCCCAGACGTACTGCTTCCCAACGCCGCATGTGCCGTAAACACACAAAAGCAAATTAAACAAAAAACACCATCAACCACACCAACCCAAATGCCCTGCATCAGACATAGACGATAAAGCTATATGATACCCTCTAACGAGAAGCGCGGCGAAACCTCCCAGCAATACCTAAAAATGATACTCTAACTCTACTTCGGATACGGCGAAGAAGAAAAAAGGTACTCCGCAGACCCAGATAACTCGGAGGAGAGTCATGAGGCTTTACTGAATGCGGTCATGTCCATGTCCTGCCTTTACTTTAATATGTTTGTGTATATTGGTTACTGCGATGAGCTTTTGAAGCCAGTTAATGTTCCGTGTGAGCCCATTGCGCTCACCATGGCTAGGGTTGAACCGATCAAGGGCATTCACGACCTCACAACCGCCTTCGCTAAGGTGGCCAGTAAGTATCCTCAGTGGAGGTTGAGGATTATTGATCCGGTGATCGACAGGGAGTACTTCAGCAAGTTAGTGAATTTAGTTAATGAGTTGGGCTTAGTGGTAGAGTTGAAACTTATCGGCTCCATCAACAATTCTTATCTGGCTGAGGGGTGCTCGAGGGCTTCGATCTATGCGCTTCCGTAGCACAGGGAGGTTCTAGTATAGCCATATTGATGCGGATGTGGAGGTTTTGGAGAGGCCCTCCCCAAAGCCATCCGCCGAGGACTACGTGAACGCCTGACTTCTGGAGGCGTTGGTGGAGGCTGGCCTCGCCCTTGAGTACCTAAGACGAGGCCTGGTGAGGAACGCCGCGGGGAACAGTTTTTGCGTATTTTCTTCCTGCTGTGGATGCCCGTCCTTCTGCTAGCTGGCGTATTATCTGGGGGATCTCGGTGAGCGAGAGGAGCCCCTGTATCTTTAGTGGGAACGTGGCGGCGAGAGGTACGAGTGCCTGTTCGTCGTCTGGTGGGAATCCGTGGAATACTCCCTCTTTTAGCTACTCGCCGTGATCTGAGGTGGCTATTACGTGTGCTTCTTGGGCTAGTTTTTCGTCGAAGCTGGCGGCGGCCTCAGCGGCATAAGCGGCGTGTCGTGGGTATGCGGCGTGCCATATCTCGTGGGCCTATGTGGGGGGCTGTACTCAGCATTTGGCTTGGTCTACGATTTTGGGTATTAGGTAAGAAAACTCAATCCAGTTCTCTGCTTTGGTGTAGAGGCTGTGGGCTTCCATATGATGAGGTAGGGTTCCTCTCTGGGTTTCTCTATTTTTCTGTGTCCTTTATCTGTTGGTGGGGCGGGGGTGGGCCTGCCGGAGATCTGCCCGGGCCGCGTCCCGACGCCTCTAGGAGGGGATCTGCTAGAGGAAATCCATGTCGGCAAGCAGCTCAGTCGCCGGCTCAAACGCCTCGCCAACGCCGTGTTTAAGGAGTATTCACACCACCAAGAGGCGAAGGCGTTATTAGACAGGTGTGTGATACATGCCAATTTAGCTTGGCCCTTAAGAAGATGGGGGTATAGAAAGGGGGGTTGTATGTAATACTAAAGCACCGCAAGTCGGGAGTGGCAATCGACGGTAAGTCTGCCACACCCTGCAACTACACACTCATAGTACAGGCAGGGCCCTTCTTAACCATAACCTTTCTTCTCTTCACTATCCCAGCTGTGATCACATAAAAGAGAATACTCTTGAGCAAGATTAATATAGGTAGGCCAATTATCCCGGCTACCATTTGCTGATAAGATCCACAATTCTCTGTCAGTTTCTCCGTTAATATCACGAGAATAGCATATGTTACTAATGGGAATAATATAGATAACCCCAGATACATTGTAAGGAACACTATCGCTATTACTGTTAAAGGTACTATCAGGAGAGCCGAAAGGTAGTCTTTATTAACCAATAGTGAACTACAATTACTATAATACCATTTAATTCTCTTGTAAATAAACGTTACATCAAATTTCTCATACAAGTGTCGTATATCTTTGACAAGCACCTTATCTATGTGATAATGCCTTAGCAAATTTCTATGCAACGTTGCTAGGTTAGCAGGTCCTAGATTGTCTAATAGTGAGAGATCGGGTCTACGTACTTTAGCTTCCCTAAGCAGGTTATTTCTCTGCCAAATATAAAGAGTATTGACGAAACCATAAGTTCTATTAAAATGTAAACCGCCTCTGATTGTAGAGAGGAGCTGTTGACCGTAGAATAAGCTTCGACAACATCTCGATATTATACCTTTTGATAGAAAGGAGACAAAATATCCCTTGTTGAGAAGCGGTGTTACAGCCTCCATGAACTCTCTCTCCAATACATCATCCGCATCCAGGAAGAAGACATAATCTCCTCGAGCTCTTTCCAAGCCGCTTAGCATTGCAATGCCAACCCCCTTCCTAGACCCCTTCACCCACTCCACATCTACATCTGAAGATCTCAAGACTTCAACGCATTTCTGAACAAATACTTCATACTCAGGATCACTATCATCAACTATTATTACCTCAAAAACCTCCTTGAATCTCTGTACCGAGATGCTCTTGCACACCTCTAGTATGTTGTAAGTTTCATTCCTCACAGGCAAAATTATCGAAAGCAATTTAGACATTATGGATATCTGATTAAGCCTTATTTAAATTTACACATTGTGAGGCGTAGATATAAGCGGCCTGCGGAGAACCGCGGGGGTTGTTAACTACTTGAGTTTGTGAAGTCTTTCTTGAGGCCGCAGATTCTAGAAAGTTCACGTTGAGTAGAGCCGGGTTGCTAGGCGGACAGTGGGCGTGGTTGCCCGGGGATTTATGTGTAAGTTGCTCGCATGTCCCCGCCCTTGCCAACGCCGCGGTGGCTTGAATCTTATTAGTATGAGGGGTTAGGAGAGGACCGGGTTGACAGGTTGTAAGGCGTTCTCTAGCATAGACCTGACTTACTGTAGTGGTGGTTTTAGAGGATTAACAACGCCCCCGGCCGATCAGCCTTCTTTCTAAGCCCTTGTCGTAAGTGAAGGGGGACACCGAGTCTATATTATATACAGAGCTTAAAAGTCGTTGGGATCCCGGCAACTCTCCAGGGCGAGCCGGGCGCTTGAGGGTATGCGTTGCTGTGTATTTGATAGCGGCTTTGGGAGCGCCGGCGCGTGTTAGGGCGTGGTAGGTCCTGGCGGTGGCGTCATCTCTGCGGATGGTTAGGTAGGGGTTTGCGGTGTAAATGTATATGCCTGGCTCTTTAGCTGGCCGAGTATTCTGTGGTTGCGTCGACTAGGTGATGTGAGGAGTAGAGGCGTGTGAACATGGATAATATGTGGCTTGGCGGTGTCCAGGTGGGGGGAGGGGGGTGACGGCGGTGACGGTGGTCAAGCCTTGTCTCTTGGCTTCGTGGTAGAGGGGCTGTGCGTGATCTGTGCGGAGGGTGTCAGCTTACCCCTTATTCCAGTTAATAGCACTATTTACCAACACCACCTTATCGTAGCAACTATTCAACTTTGCTATTGGCTATTAAAGAAAGAAGCGATGTGACAAAAGCTCTATAACTATAACACTTCCAACTTCAACCTTCTTATAAAAACACCGTGTACTTGCCTATATGAGCATCAATATCAGTAGCTATTCCCTTTGCCAAAGGCAAGATAACCTTGTTAACAACATTAATTGTTAACATTAAGAACATACTCCAATAAAAATAAACATAAATGTACTCTTTAACGTAATAGATATATAAGAATCCAATTATTTGTTCCATATGGTTTAATAACATTGCCCATATTAAATACTACATTTGTTAAAATATCGAATGACGCGTCTGTAGCTCTGGTTATTACATATTCTGGTATCATTTTACATAAATTATTACTATACATATGAGGACTTCTAGACTTTATTATGCCATTTAAGTATGTAAGGTTATAGAAATTATAAAAGGGCTCCGTGAAAATTATACATTCTTTACTTATATTTAATAGTATTAATGCACTGGAGATTTCATAACCTGGCTGATTCGGAGAATCGACAATACCTAATGTATTCATACCCAACATACCTTTTTCAGTTAATTTACTTAAACCTGAATATATATAATTTATAGTTTCAGCTTCATGTACGTAAACTTCTGAAGACATGAGATGAATCCTATTATAAACTATTCCAAAAATACCATATAAAGTTACAGTTATAATGACTATGATGCCAATTAGCGGTCTTCTAAATTTGGAGAGTTGTTTACGTGAAAGGCTTTCGTGGCGAATCATATTATGATTATATATATAAGGATATATTGCTAAAAATGTAGCAAGAACCCAAAAGGGTCTAAAAAATAAGTCGCTTAGTATGGATGGAATTATTAAGGGTAACAATGAGAGTGTCCCATAGGTTAATATAGTAAAGATATTTGCTAAATTTATTAATGAGTTATCCTTAAGCGATCTAATAAAATGTAAAATTAATACAGAAAATATATAAAATGAAGTGATGCTAAAACTGATAACGAGTAGAGTTGTTTCCCAAGGGGTTAAGACAGATTGAGCCACTGATAGCTTCGTTTCAAAAGATTCCATGGAAGACTTGTATAATAGCATAAAAATGTTCTGAAGCAAATTAACTATTTCATGGGTCACTGTAATTGCAATATATAATGAGTATGATATAAAAATCATTAAATAAACTATATAAAACTTTACATATCTATTGAACATTTCTTTATTACGATTTGATGAAAATACGAAACTATAAAAGAGGTAGATACTAAGAAGTAGGAGCATTGTAATAGGTTCTTGAGAATGCCCTACTACTATAGCGATAGAAAGAACGATAAGTAAGAAAAATGACTGAGCATCTCCCTTGTTAAGATAGATTACATATAAAACATATATCAATAAAAATATCAAGCTCCTTATCACATTGGAATACACAAAATATAAAAAAATAACAATATTAATAAAACTCAGAGATGGTATATGCACAAAAAGGTCTAACGTCTTATCTCTATTTTTCTTCAATATCAATATTGTTATAGTTATATTGATGAAATATGCTACGTACATAACCACGGGCACACTATATGCCAATATCTCTGGTGCTAGTGATGTAACCGTCGATAGCATTGCTTGTATAATGAATGAAGTCGGATATAGAACATAATTAGGTCTTACAATAAGAAGTAAATTATCATTAAAAGGATAGTGTCCATTTTCAATAATCTTATTAACAACAGCATTCATGTAATTTAGATCTTCATTTGCAGCGATCCATAACGGTGAAAGTATAAAGAAATATGAGAGCCATAATGCGATACTCCAGCCAACAAAAGCAAACAGTAAAGCATTTAAATTCCTTATATATGTCATTATAGCTATTGTAAACATAAATAAGATTATAGATGAAAAAATTATTATATAATTACTAGTAATTTGACCACTTATAAAGCCTGATAACGATAATATTATAAGTAATGCGAGAAGAATCCTTTTCTTACTGCTCATATTAGTTACCAATGAATAACATTATAATAATAGCTGAGCAACATGTTTATAACTTTTTCAATGCTATGATATCTCTCTATGAACTCTAAACCTGATAGATTAGCAGGTTCACTAATAATTCTATCAAAACATTTACCTAGTTCTGATGAATCATTGATGCTACATACAGGCACTTCAGAGCTATAAACAGCCTTAGTCCTAACATTTAACCTTGACATAATGACATGATTCAATGTTGCAAGAGCTTCTAGTTCCGTTAAGCTTAATATGCCCAGCTTAAATTGTCCAATAACAACATTACTATCAAGATATAACGAAAGAAGATCATATCTATTTTGGAGTGGAAGGACTTTAAATTTAATGTTTTTATTTTTAGTTAAATGCTTATAAGTTGGCAAGACTCTATTAATGAAGGCATCAACGGTTTCTGGCCATACTATATGAGTAATATGAATATAAAAATCGATATTTTTTACTGCTTCAGACAACATTTCATAGAATAATTGGAGATTTTTATGCTCATCAAGTCTAGTGGGTATTAATACTTTGATTAAACCTTTTTCAATATTATGTTTTTTATTATAGATAATATTCTCAATTTTATTTTTTATGAAAAGTATATAGTAAGGGTCTACTACATTGGGAAGCCACATACATGGTAATTCCAAGGCTTCGCAATACGTTATCAAATCTGGTGTCGATACAAGAAAGGTATTATAAATATACCTTAAGAACTTTGCTTTTGAACTACTTAAATTTCTAAGATCAGTTCCATGAAACTCAAATGCTAACTTTATTTTCTTTTTATAAAGTTTTTCGAGAAACCAAAGAAATAAATGATCCCTTAAAGCTGAACCTATATGCAAATGAGCAATAAGGAACTTTTCTCTACTAAAGTATTTAAACTTGTGAGCAAGTTTATTAATGTAAACTAGACCTGTACCTTTAATAGGAATTAATCTAACATTAAGCGGATTTCCATTATATCTTGAGCCATAAAAGATCTTGGCAAACTTAGAATTGACTATATCCTCAGGTAATAGATTAATACTCTCAAAACCTTTGGACATTAATGCATAGGTGAGAAAATAAGGAACATTGGCTACATACCCCACCTGAGCTATTATTAAATCATCATATCTCTTCATAATCAATCAATTAATTCTAATGCATCTTTAAGTCTTTTTCCATATGAAACTAGATTAAAAATTTTGCGCACTTGTGGATATATTTCCTTATTTGTAATATCTCGATAATGGATAATATTATCTATTATGTCCTTTAATGTCTTTACAAGGTGATTCACCTGTGGATTAAAAGTTGGTATATTGATACCTTTGGTTAATAAATCATTAATGTTTCCCCTATTACTTGCCACGGTTATTACGCCAGACATCAGTGCCTCTAAGGTATTGATCTCCAAAGAATCTAGGAGGGAAGGATTGACAAATATATCGATAATATTATATGCATAGTGAATGAAAGTGTGAGGTATTTTGTTAACGATAAATATTCGCCTAACCACATCTTCCTCTATTCCAGATAGAAAATTAACTAAATTATCCATTTCACGTCCTATAATAATTAAAACTATATTATAATAAAACCTTGCTAGATATTGAAAGGATTTAACCAGTAATTCAACATTTTTCCATGTTGGTTTACCACTTCCTATATACCCTATAAATAGATATTCTTTTGAAAGCATAGAATATAAAGTATTTCTATCGTTGTTCATTAAATTGTTTGATAAAAATTTAAGAAATTCCTCGGTTACCTCATCTTTGCTTCTAAACCTGAATTTGTTTTCATCTATTCCAAATCCTATATATTTGCATTTTTCCTCTAAACCAAGTAGCTTACAACCCTCAAGGTAAACGCCCCTCGATGCAAGTATGCCGTCTATCTCCTTTCTAACTATCGATGTATAGATTGGCCATATGAAGGTATTATACAAAGTATATTTTCTAGACTTTAATATGTGCGGAAGACATTTAGTTACGAAGAAAAGGGGATCTTTGGCATGTCCGTAGGTTTCAGTATAGGAGTTTGAATAGGGGCAAATTTCTGTATGAAGAGGACACGTTAAATCGTTACCTCCAGGCTCCCAGAAGATTTTTATATTTTTATTTGTTTGATATTTATTTTTAAACTTTACAAAATAAAAAGTACTTATAGAGTCAACAGTAATTATGTAATCAGAACTCCTCATAATTCTCCCTACAACATTTAGATCTGATATTTTACCTAGAAAATTTAATGAAAATGGTCTATATACTTTTGAAGGTATATTAAGAATTTTGATATTATCAATAATGTTGTATTCAAACTGTGAACAGTCAATACACATATTTAAAATTTCAACGTCTAACCCCGCATATTGAAGAGCCTTAGCACTATTAAAGAGAACTGTAAAATGTCCCCCAGCCCAGGAGCTTGGTCTTCCCCCAAAAATTGCTAATTTAATTGACTTCATTACTATTTTCCTCGCATTGGAATATTAGATAATATAATAATAAATAAGTTTTAGCGACATTATTCCATGTAGGTATCAGGCATGTATCAATAGCATATCTTATTTTAAATATTGAAATAATCTTATCTTTCAGCTTTTTATAGAACTCATAGGAATTAATTTTTAATAATAAACTAGTAAGACCTATTGCACTTAAATAATCAATAATCCTAATTCGCTCCAACATTTGTTGCCACCACAAGCGTTCCACATGCCAGCGTAAAGGGCCTCTTCCCGAGTATGAGGTTACCACTGTCAGGTCTGCAACGTTATAGAGTAGAGGTAATTTAACCTGCTTTACGTAGCCCAGGAACCTCACGTTGTTCTCGAGTCCAAGGCTTTTTAACTATTGCCTCAATATACTACCTGTAGCTTCTAGGGCCCAAACCTGCCGGCTACTAGGAGAGTTATATCCTCCCCATACACCCTCTTCACTATTGCAAGTGCTTTTATAAGCATATGGGTACCTCTTCTCGGCCCATGATTTACGTAAAGCAAGGCCTTGTCATTGAGTCTAACTCTAAACACCTCCCCTACCACGGCTATAGGCCTAAACAAGTCCTTACTAATACCATTCAAGGTAGACAAAACTCTGTGGCTCGGCACACCAGCGTCTACTAGCTCCCTCTCTGTACTATGAGAACAAAGGGTCTTTAGTCCTAACATTTTAAGCTTTGTAATGCTTGGTATTTTTAAGGTCTTTAGGAGGCTTCTGCGGGGGTAGCAATATTACTTCATGGCGTAAACTTGTAAAAGCCTTTGTTAAGTCAAGGGCTACATTACCTACACCACCTCTAAAGAAAGGAGCTGTATGTGCTATTTTCATAAGTTATTCCATCAAGTTCTCATATATGTTTTTAAAAATTAGTCCTATACGTTTTAGTGAATAATTCCTCT of the Thermoproteus uzoniensis 768-20 genome contains:
- a CDS encoding sulfatase-like hydrolase/transferase, with product MPKPNIVLIVLDTLREDHAQGLEPLTQLGFVKYENVYAPAPWTLPSHASMFTGLYPSEHGIHERRGTYGVDLAALSRIRMAKLDGGILGELKAAGYTTYLISANPIISQDFGFNADVQYLVDPVTTKTMTVVYTKYDYMFAKHGSKLKVALELLRESKYGMALEAAKLYLERRLRLIYRLPRYLSERYVMKKGGDTIIRLVNHLKPQEPYFLCINVMEAHSPYTRKDLVGRRQLSYVGEWLATGQVNPKALELWRNYPLHAQEATKIAIEIVHQIKQKGNWDNTLVIITSDHGELLGDGGLGHIYSLLDGNLRVPLYVKYPGKSKKQRGLLSLTEIPRIIDPNIDEIGRSVVFAETHGIGDPEPFGKWKRYINSRHYHHKIRVISAKRDFIYNKTEDKVEKVFREYTRDIGKPEIL
- a CDS encoding glycosyltransferase, with protein sequence MSCLYFNMFVYIGYCDELLKPVNVPCEPIALTMARVEPIKGIHDLTTAFAKVASKYPQWRLRIIDPVIDREYFSKLVNLVNELGLVVELKLIGSINNSYLAEGCSRASIYALP
- a CDS encoding glycosyltransferase family 2 protein, which codes for MSKLLSIILPVRNETYNILEVCKSISVQRFKEVFEVIIVDDSDPEYEVFVQKCVEVLRSSDVDVEWVKGSRKGVGIAMLSGLERARGDYVFFLDADDVLEREFMEAVTPLLNKGYFVSFLSKGIISRCCRSLFYGQQLLSTIRGGLHFNRTYGFVNTLYIWQRNNLLREAKVRRPDLSLLDNLGPANLATLHRNLLRHYHIDKVLVKDIRHLYEKFDVTFIYKRIKWYYSNCSSLLVNKDYLSALLIVPLTVIAIVFLTMYLGLSILFPLVTYAILVILTEKLTENCGSYQQMVAGIIGLPILILLKSILFYVITAGIVKRRKVMVKKGPACTMSV
- a CDS encoding glycosyltransferase; translated protein: MKRYDDLIIAQVGYVANVPYFLTYALMSKGFESINLLPEDIVNSKFAKIFYGSRYNGNPLNVRLIPIKGTGLVYINKLAHKFKYFSREKFLIAHLHIGSALRDHLFLWFLEKLYKKKIKLAFEFHGTDLRNLSSSKAKFLRYIYNTFLVSTPDLITYCEALELPCMWLPNVVDPYYILFIKNKIENIIYNKKHNIEKGLIKVLIPTRLDEHKNLQLFYEMLSEAVKNIDFYIHITHIVWPETVDAFINRVLPTYKHLTKNKNIKFKVLPLQNRYDLLSLYLDSNVVIGQFKLGILSLTELEALATLNHVIMSRLNVRTKAVYSSEVPVCSINDSSELGKCFDRIISEPANLSGLEFIERYHSIEKVINMLLSYYYNVIHW
- a CDS encoding glycosyltransferase encodes the protein MKSIKLAIFGGRPSSWAGGHFTVLFNSAKALQYAGLDVEILNMCIDCSQFEYNIIDNIKILNIPSKVYRPFSLNFLGKISDLNVVGRIMRSSDYIITVDSISTFYFVKFKNKYQTNKNIKIFWEPGGNDLTCPLHTEICPYSNSYTETYGHAKDPLFFVTKCLPHILKSRKYTLYNTFIWPIYTSIVRKEIDGILASRGVYLEGCKLLGLEEKCKYIGFGIDENKFRFRSKDEVTEEFLKFLSNNLMNNDRNTLYSMLSKEYLFIGYIGSGKPTWKNVELLVKSFQYLARFYYNIVLIIIGREMDNLVNFLSGIEEDVVRRIFIVNKIPHTFIHYAYNIIDIFVNPSLLDSLEINTLEALMSGVITVASNRGNINDLLTKGINIPTFNPQVNHLVKTLKDIIDNIIHYRDITNKEIYPQVRKIFNLVSYGKRLKDALELID